In Kitasatospora gansuensis, a genomic segment contains:
- a CDS encoding DUF4287 domain-containing protein produces MTTKGDPTSYFPSIEQKYGRPIEEWKDLIRASPLTRHMELVGWLKTEHGLGHGHANALVAHTLAEQAEG; encoded by the coding sequence ATGACCACCAAAGGCGACCCGACCAGCTACTTCCCCTCCATCGAGCAGAAATACGGCCGCCCCATCGAGGAGTGGAAGGACCTGATCCGTGCCTCCCCGCTGACCCGGCACATGGAACTCGTCGGCTGGCTCAAGACCGAGCACGGACTCGGCCACGGCCACGCCAACGCACTCGTCGCGCACACGCTGGCAGAGCAGGCCGAAGGCTGA
- a CDS encoding DUF4097 family beta strand repeat-containing protein encodes MQKYDTTAPITTTLDIPAGRIHLIAADRTDTTVEIRPADATKSSDLKAAEQTTADYRDGILHITTAPAKNRILGNTGAIEVTVQLPTGSRIEAKAATAELRGVGRLGPVTFDAAHGTVKLDETATAHLTLLAGDITLGRLNGPAQITTHKGDIHITEATTGTVTLRTEAGNLTVGAARGVSATLDAGTTHGRIHNALQNTDGTAALTIHATTAYGDITARSL; translated from the coding sequence GTGCAGAAGTACGACACCACCGCCCCGATCACCACCACCCTCGACATCCCCGCAGGCCGCATCCACCTCATCGCCGCCGACCGCACCGACACCACCGTCGAGATCCGCCCCGCCGACGCCACCAAGAGCAGCGACCTGAAGGCCGCCGAGCAGACCACCGCCGACTACCGCGACGGCATCCTGCACATCACCACCGCACCGGCCAAGAACCGCATCCTCGGCAACACCGGCGCCATCGAGGTGACCGTCCAACTGCCCACCGGCTCCCGCATCGAGGCAAAGGCCGCCACCGCCGAACTCCGCGGCGTCGGCCGCCTCGGCCCCGTCACCTTCGACGCCGCCCACGGCACCGTCAAGCTCGACGAAACCGCCACCGCCCACCTCACCCTCCTGGCCGGCGACATCACCCTCGGCCGCCTCAACGGCCCCGCCCAGATCACCACCCACAAGGGCGACATCCACATCACCGAAGCCACCACCGGCACCGTCACCCTGCGCACCGAGGCCGGCAACCTCACCGTCGGCGCCGCCCGCGGCGTCAGCGCCACCCTCGACGCCGGCACCACCCACGGCCGCATCCACAACGCGCTCCAGAACACCGACGGCACCGCCGCCCTCACCATCCACGCCACCACCGCCTACGGCGACATCACCGCCCGCAGCCTCTGA
- a CDS encoding SDR family oxidoreductase: MIVVTGATGNVGRELVRILVEAGEKVTAVSRNSAQLPDGVRHFQADLADPPSLRAALDGAEALFLLVAGEDPEGILELARAGGVRRVVLLSSQGAGTRPEVYRHPVAFERAVRGSGLEWTILRSGGLNSNAFAWAETIRTRRTAAAPFGDVGLPTVDPADVAEVAAAVLRESGHAGSTYDLTGPAPVTPRERAAAIGAALGTPVRFVEQTRAEARTQMLAFMPEPVVEGTLAILGEPLPAEQATSPAVGTILGRAPRTFADWAARTAPAFR, encoded by the coding sequence ATGATTGTTGTGACGGGTGCGACCGGGAACGTCGGCCGGGAGCTGGTGCGGATCCTGGTCGAAGCCGGCGAGAAGGTGACGGCGGTCTCCCGGAACTCGGCTCAACTGCCCGACGGTGTACGACACTTCCAGGCGGACCTGGCCGACCCGCCGAGTCTGCGGGCCGCCCTCGACGGGGCCGAGGCGCTGTTCCTGCTGGTCGCCGGTGAGGATCCGGAAGGCATCCTCGAGCTCGCCCGGGCGGGTGGGGTGCGGCGCGTGGTCCTGCTCTCCTCGCAGGGTGCCGGGACGCGACCCGAGGTGTACCGCCATCCCGTGGCGTTCGAGCGGGCCGTGCGCGGTTCGGGCCTCGAGTGGACGATCCTGCGGTCCGGCGGGCTGAACTCCAACGCCTTCGCGTGGGCCGAGACGATCCGTACGCGGCGGACGGCCGCCGCGCCGTTCGGCGATGTCGGCCTGCCGACCGTCGACCCGGCGGACGTCGCCGAGGTCGCGGCCGCGGTGCTGCGCGAGAGCGGCCACGCGGGCAGCACGTACGACCTGACCGGCCCCGCGCCGGTCACCCCGCGCGAGCGGGCCGCGGCGATCGGGGCGGCGCTGGGTACTCCGGTGCGCTTCGTCGAGCAGACGCGGGCCGAGGCCCGTACGCAGATGCTGGCGTTCATGCCGGAGCCGGTGGTGGAGGGCACCCTCGCCATCCTCGGCGAGCCGCTGCCCGCCGAGCAGGCGACCAGCCCCGCCGTCGGCACCATCCTCGGCCGGGCGCCGCGCACCTTCGCGGACTGGGCCGCACGCACCGCCCCCGCCTTCCGGTAG
- a CDS encoding GtrA family protein: METAQGRQQAAPGAFAAFARFVLCGGGVGLAASFAVAALASRIPWVLANALVTVLSTLLATELHARFTFGAGGRATWRQHAQSAGSAAAGYALTCGAMLVLHQLMAAPGAVLEQAVYLSASALAGVARFAVLRLVVFARNRAQAAAGVRPVHTAAAGPAVFCRAA, translated from the coding sequence ATGGAGACAGCACAGGGCCGGCAGCAGGCGGCACCCGGTGCCTTCGCCGCCTTCGCCCGCTTCGTGCTCTGCGGTGGCGGAGTGGGCCTCGCGGCCAGCTTCGCCGTGGCGGCCCTCGCCTCCCGGATCCCCTGGGTCCTGGCCAACGCCCTGGTCACCGTGCTCTCCACGCTCCTCGCCACCGAGCTGCACGCCCGTTTCACCTTCGGCGCGGGCGGCCGTGCGACCTGGCGCCAGCACGCGCAGTCGGCCGGGTCCGCGGCGGCCGGGTACGCGCTGACCTGCGGCGCGATGCTCGTCCTGCACCAGCTGATGGCGGCGCCCGGTGCGGTGCTGGAACAGGCCGTCTACCTGTCGGCCTCCGCGCTCGCCGGTGTCGCGCGGTTCGCGGTGCTGCGCCTCGTGGTCTTCGCGCGGAACCGGGCGCAGGCCGCAGCCGGCGTCCGTCCCGTGCACACGGCCGCGGCCGGCCCTGCGGTGTTCTGCCGCGCCGCCTGA
- a CDS encoding DinB family protein, with product MARMSDQPARWTQATVYPDMWANPDDDPRNTEGPSPDGELATLQDFLANYRLTLRMKCEGLDAEQLARRSVPPSTMSLLGLLRHLAEVERDWRNWISDGDPLPKLYGKRDADFDGAVADQAVVDAAYADLAREQAETDAALAEHPDLGVRLGKDGTAVRELLVHRIDEYARHCGHADLLRECVDGRVGQ from the coding sequence ATGGCGCGCATGAGTGATCAACCCGCGCGATGGACCCAGGCAACCGTCTACCCCGACATGTGGGCGAACCCGGACGACGACCCCCGCAACACCGAAGGCCCCAGCCCGGACGGCGAACTGGCCACGCTGCAGGACTTCCTGGCGAACTACCGGCTGACCCTGCGAATGAAGTGCGAGGGCCTGGACGCGGAGCAGCTGGCCCGCCGTTCGGTGCCACCGTCGACGATGTCGCTGCTCGGCCTGCTCCGGCACCTCGCCGAGGTGGAACGCGACTGGCGTAACTGGATCAGCGACGGCGACCCGCTGCCGAAGCTGTACGGCAAGCGCGACGCGGACTTCGACGGAGCGGTCGCCGACCAGGCCGTGGTGGACGCGGCGTACGCCGACCTGGCCCGCGAGCAGGCGGAGACCGACGCCGCGCTGGCCGAGCACCCGGATCTGGGCGTGCGGCTGGGGAAGGACGGGACCGCCGTGCGGGAGCTGCTGGTGCACCGGATCGACGAGTACGCCCGCCACTGCGGGCACGCCGATCTGCTGCGCGAGTGCGTCGACGGTCGGGTCGGGCAGTGA
- a CDS encoding SMP-30/gluconolactonase/LRE family protein: protein MTRFARPAGLAAASLALTLFSAAPAVSVAPPLSDAHVLAHLDLAAGQAPENIVLEPDGSADVTFIGARQIARIGLDGHTQVLATLPAPAVPATPLVGFAAVTGIARADDGTLYVNYATGTEDLTGVWRLSPGGVPERIAALPANGLPNGLALDQQHGDLYVADSVLGTVWRVSLQDGTRTAWATGTELQPAGFIGANGLRKHHGAIWVSNTDRGTILRIPICPDGSAGPIETRATGLDGIDDFGFTGQGDNLLAARNTANEIVYVTPGGAPTVVLTQQDGLSNPTSVAVCGDTVYVTSAAFFTLQDPNLLLARITA, encoded by the coding sequence CTGACCCGCTTCGCCCGCCCGGCCGGCCTCGCTGCCGCCTCGCTCGCGCTGACCCTGTTCTCGGCCGCCCCGGCCGTGTCCGTGGCGCCGCCGCTGTCGGACGCTCACGTGCTCGCGCATCTCGACCTGGCCGCCGGGCAGGCGCCGGAGAACATCGTCCTGGAGCCCGACGGCTCGGCCGACGTGACGTTCATCGGTGCCCGGCAGATCGCCCGGATCGGTCTCGACGGTCACACCCAGGTCCTGGCCACGCTGCCGGCCCCGGCGGTGCCGGCCACCCCTCTGGTCGGGTTCGCCGCCGTCACCGGGATCGCCCGGGCGGACGACGGCACCCTGTACGTCAACTACGCCACCGGCACCGAGGACCTGACCGGTGTCTGGCGGCTCAGCCCGGGCGGTGTGCCCGAACGGATCGCGGCGCTCCCGGCGAACGGGCTGCCCAACGGCCTGGCCCTCGATCAGCAGCACGGCGACCTCTACGTCGCCGACTCGGTGCTGGGCACCGTCTGGCGGGTCTCGCTCCAGGACGGGACCCGCACCGCCTGGGCCACCGGCACCGAACTCCAGCCGGCCGGCTTCATCGGCGCGAACGGCCTCCGCAAGCACCACGGCGCCATCTGGGTGTCCAACACCGACCGCGGGACCATCCTGCGCATCCCGATCTGCCCGGACGGCTCCGCCGGCCCGATCGAGACCCGGGCCACCGGGCTCGACGGGATCGACGACTTCGGCTTCACCGGCCAGGGCGACAACCTGCTCGCCGCCCGCAACACCGCCAACGAGATCGTGTACGTGACCCCCGGCGGTGCCCCCACCGTGGTGCTCACCCAGCAGGACGGGCTGTCGAACCCCACCTCCGTGGCGGTCTGCGGCGACACCGTCTACGTCACCAGCGCCGCCTTCTTCACCCTGCAGGACCCGAACCTGCTGCTGGCCCGGATCACCGCGTAG
- a CDS encoding VOC family protein — MEDGSRRGLTADQAKPAARACPRELMDEWDEGAYLSDPAGVGPNLSFLKVPESKVVKNRVHLDVQAGGGRETPWEVRWPRVVEAVARLTGAGATVLREEHLEGRPDHVVMADPEGNEFCVL, encoded by the coding sequence ATGGAGGACGGAAGCCGACGCGGGCTGACCGCCGATCAGGCCAAGCCGGCCGCTCGCGCGTGTCCGCGCGAGCTCATGGACGAGTGGGACGAGGGTGCGTACCTCAGTGATCCCGCGGGGGTGGGCCCGAACCTGTCCTTCCTGAAGGTGCCCGAGTCGAAGGTGGTGAAGAACCGGGTGCACCTGGACGTACAGGCCGGAGGCGGCCGTGAGACGCCCTGGGAGGTGCGGTGGCCGCGCGTGGTCGAGGCGGTGGCGCGGCTGACGGGGGCAGGCGCGACCGTGCTGCGTGAGGAGCACTTGGAGGGTCGGCCCGATCACGTGGTGATGGCCGATCCGGAGGGCAACGAGTTCTGCGTGCTCTGA
- a CDS encoding NAD(P)H-dependent oxidoreductase, translating into MKTLIVYAHPEPESLNGSLKDLAVSTLEAAGHEVRVSDLYAMNWKAVVDAADYGPDASSPLKVARDSGRAFDAGTLTPDVLAEQEKLLWADTIVFQFPLWWYTMPAILKGWVDRVFTYRFAYGVGEHSATKYGERFGEGTLAGRKALLSVTVGGPESHYAARGINGPIDDLLFPIQHGILYYPGIEPLPPFVLYGADRMTAEDYPDVAKAWEQRLLTLESTEPIAFRRQNFGDYEIPSLHLKEGLEPTGRTGFGLHRRD; encoded by the coding sequence GTGAAGACGCTGATCGTCTACGCCCACCCCGAGCCGGAGTCGCTCAACGGCTCGCTGAAGGACCTCGCGGTGTCCACCTTGGAGGCCGCCGGTCACGAGGTACGGGTGAGCGACCTGTACGCGATGAACTGGAAGGCCGTCGTGGACGCCGCCGACTACGGCCCCGACGCCTCGAGTCCACTGAAGGTCGCCCGCGACTCGGGCCGGGCCTTCGACGCCGGGACACTCACCCCGGACGTCCTGGCCGAGCAGGAGAAGCTGCTGTGGGCCGACACGATCGTCTTCCAGTTCCCGCTGTGGTGGTACACCATGCCCGCGATCCTCAAGGGCTGGGTGGACCGGGTGTTCACCTACCGCTTCGCGTACGGGGTCGGCGAGCACAGCGCCACCAAGTACGGCGAGCGGTTCGGCGAGGGCACCCTCGCGGGGCGGAAGGCCCTGCTGTCGGTGACCGTCGGCGGCCCGGAGTCGCACTACGCCGCACGCGGGATCAACGGCCCCATCGACGATCTGCTGTTCCCGATCCAGCACGGCATCCTCTACTACCCGGGCATCGAGCCGCTGCCGCCGTTCGTGCTGTACGGCGCCGACCGGATGACCGCCGAGGACTACCCGGACGTCGCCAAGGCCTGGGAGCAGCGCCTGCTCACCCTGGAGTCGACCGAGCCGATCGCGTTCCGGCGGCAGAACTTCGGTGACTACGAGATCCCCTCGCTGCACCTGAAGGAAGGGCTGGAGCCCACGGGCCGCACGGGTTTCGGGCTGCACCGACGTGACTGA
- a CDS encoding haloalkane dehalogenase codes for MPVQPVLDSTIFHRERGAGAPTVFLHGNPTSSHLWRHVLPAVGGAGRLLAPDLIGMGESGKPDIAYTFADQARYLDAWFDALDLEEVVLVGHDWGGALAFDWAARHPGRVRGIAFTETIVKPMSWEEFPEGGRPLFRAIKTPQVGEGMILDDNAFIEQALPGTVATPLDPADLAAYRRPYPTRESRRPLLQWARSMPLGGEPAEVVARIEAYDRWLASSANVPKLLLTFAPGPGAMMGPAIVDWCAENMAALEIEHHDAVAGHHTPEDHPLVIADALTDWAARHKLR; via the coding sequence TTGCCCGTTCAGCCTGTTCTCGACTCGACCATCTTCCACCGGGAGCGCGGTGCCGGTGCGCCGACCGTCTTCCTGCACGGCAACCCGACCTCCTCCCACCTGTGGCGGCACGTCCTGCCCGCCGTCGGCGGAGCGGGCCGGCTACTGGCCCCCGACCTGATCGGTATGGGGGAGTCGGGGAAGCCCGACATCGCCTACACCTTTGCCGATCAGGCCCGTTACCTGGACGCCTGGTTCGACGCGCTCGACCTGGAGGAGGTGGTGCTGGTCGGACATGACTGGGGCGGTGCGCTCGCCTTCGACTGGGCCGCCCGGCATCCCGGGCGGGTGCGCGGCATCGCGTTCACCGAGACCATCGTCAAGCCGATGAGCTGGGAGGAGTTCCCCGAGGGCGGCCGCCCGCTGTTCCGGGCGATCAAGACACCCCAGGTCGGCGAGGGCATGATCCTGGACGACAACGCCTTCATCGAGCAGGCGCTGCCCGGCACCGTCGCCACCCCGCTCGATCCGGCCGACCTGGCCGCCTACCGGCGCCCGTACCCCACCCGGGAGAGCCGCCGTCCGCTGCTGCAGTGGGCACGTTCCATGCCGCTGGGCGGTGAGCCCGCCGAGGTGGTGGCCAGGATCGAGGCGTACGACCGGTGGCTGGCGAGCAGTGCGAACGTGCCCAAGCTGCTCCTCACCTTCGCGCCCGGCCCGGGCGCCATGATGGGCCCCGCGATCGTCGACTGGTGTGCGGAGAACATGGCTGCTCTTGAGATCGAACACCATGACGCGGTCGCAGGACACCACACTCCGGAGGATCACCCCCTGGTGATCGCCGACGCCCTCACCGACTGGGCGGCCCGGCACAAGCTCCGCTGA
- a CDS encoding TetR/AcrR family transcriptional regulator, translated as MLFQLRFAERRSTMGRPADPARRERTLARATDYVLAHGLAGLSLRPLAAALDTSPRMLLYDFGSKQELVAAVLAEARRRGAVRLAGHRPAATGSVQERLRGIWTWMSADERAPFVRLFFEVHADGLVHPENYPDQGEAITDWFDTLGATFRDVSTGPEDIVTPTLVMAVVRGLLFDLTTTGDRHRTDLALDRFAELLGR; from the coding sequence ATGCTGTTTCAACTGCGGTTTGCCGAGAGGAGATCCACCATGGGGCGACCCGCCGATCCCGCCCGGCGCGAGCGCACGCTGGCACGGGCGACCGACTACGTGCTGGCGCACGGCCTGGCCGGGCTGAGCCTGCGACCACTGGCGGCGGCCCTCGACACCAGCCCACGGATGCTGCTCTACGACTTCGGCAGCAAACAGGAGCTGGTTGCGGCGGTCCTCGCCGAGGCCCGTCGCCGCGGCGCGGTACGCCTGGCGGGGCACCGTCCGGCGGCGACCGGATCCGTGCAGGAGCGACTGCGTGGCATCTGGACATGGATGAGCGCGGACGAGCGTGCGCCGTTCGTCCGGCTGTTCTTCGAGGTGCACGCCGACGGCCTGGTCCACCCCGAGAACTACCCCGACCAGGGCGAGGCGATCACCGACTGGTTCGACACTCTCGGTGCCACCTTCCGCGATGTCTCCACCGGCCCTGAGGACATCGTCACGCCCACGTTGGTCATGGCCGTTGTCCGGGGTCTGCTGTTCGATCTCACAACCACCGGCGATCGCCACCGCACCGATCTGGCGTTGGACCGCTTCGCTGAACTCCTCGGGCGGTGA
- a CDS encoding TetR/AcrR family transcriptional regulator translates to MTDSKSTRRSPGKRERLAAAAAQVLHEKGVEQTTLADIARAADVPVGNVYYYFKTKNELVEAAIDAHLQGLRAAIEVLDALPTPQDRLKALLNNWVDQRELTARYGCPTGSLASELDKRADGLDESVAKVMQHLIDWAAQQFRAMGRDDDSRELAVALVAAYQGISLLTNTFRAPELMAAEGRRLERWIDSLA, encoded by the coding sequence GTGACTGACTCAAAGAGCACTCGGCGATCACCCGGCAAGCGCGAACGACTGGCAGCCGCAGCAGCCCAGGTGCTGCACGAGAAGGGCGTCGAACAGACCACGCTCGCCGACATCGCCCGCGCGGCGGACGTCCCGGTCGGCAACGTGTACTACTACTTCAAGACCAAGAACGAGCTGGTCGAGGCGGCCATCGATGCCCACCTGCAGGGCCTCCGGGCCGCGATCGAGGTGCTCGACGCACTCCCCACCCCCCAGGACCGACTGAAAGCCCTCCTGAACAACTGGGTCGATCAGCGCGAACTCACCGCCCGGTACGGCTGCCCCACCGGCAGCCTCGCCTCGGAACTCGACAAGCGGGCCGACGGCCTCGACGAGTCCGTCGCCAAGGTCATGCAGCACCTCATCGACTGGGCAGCGCAACAGTTCCGGGCCATGGGGCGCGACGACGACTCCCGGGAGCTCGCGGTCGCCCTGGTCGCCGCCTACCAGGGGATCTCCCTGCTCACCAACACCTTCCGCGCCCCCGAGCTGATGGCCGCCGAAGGTCGCCGACTGGAACGCTGGATCGACTCGCTCGCCTGA
- a CDS encoding hydrophobic protein, with the protein MALVIVVLLIALILGGAGFAWHVLWWIALAVLVLWLLGFVFGGGAGAGGRRRWYRW; encoded by the coding sequence ATGGCTTTGGTGATTGTTGTTCTGCTGATCGCCCTGATCCTGGGAGGTGCCGGCTTCGCCTGGCACGTCCTCTGGTGGATCGCACTGGCGGTGCTGGTCCTCTGGCTGTTGGGCTTCGTCTTCGGCGGTGGCGCTGGGGCCGGTGGCCGACGGCGGTGGTACCGCTGGTGA
- a CDS encoding class I SAM-dependent methyltransferase, whose translation MTETIRSMARAFDALSGDYDDAHHDEIARSLTAWAAPTPAESVADVACGTGAVALAVAAGRKNGTGGGGHLLAIDLSAGMVTAGQLRAERAGLAATIDWRVAPAVPLPVPDGSLDVILCASSLHFLGARALTDWLRALRPGGRVGFTLPVASQFRPSGAFAQLVAPDLQLPETAEDGRRLAAAAGLTDPVARVLDVGSRSVVLVLGRAPMRAFD comes from the coding sequence GTGACGGAGACAATCAGGAGTATGGCGCGGGCCTTCGACGCCCTGTCAGGCGATTACGACGACGCGCACCACGACGAGATCGCCCGATCCCTGACCGCGTGGGCCGCCCCGACCCCCGCCGAGTCGGTGGCCGATGTCGCCTGCGGGACGGGCGCGGTGGCCCTGGCCGTCGCCGCCGGACGCAAGAACGGTACGGGTGGCGGCGGCCACCTGCTCGCGATCGACCTGTCCGCCGGGATGGTGACGGCCGGTCAGCTCCGAGCCGAACGGGCCGGCCTGGCGGCGACGATCGACTGGCGGGTGGCCCCCGCCGTACCGCTGCCGGTGCCCGACGGCAGTCTGGACGTGATCCTCTGCGCGTCCTCGCTGCACTTCCTGGGCGCGCGAGCCCTGACCGACTGGCTGCGCGCACTCCGCCCGGGCGGCCGGGTGGGCTTCACCCTCCCGGTGGCCTCCCAGTTCCGCCCCAGCGGCGCGTTCGCCCAACTGGTCGCGCCCGACCTGCAGCTGCCCGAGACTGCCGAGGACGGGCGTCGGCTGGCCGCGGCAGCCGGGCTCACCGACCCGGTCGCCCGGGTCCTCGACGTCGGTTCGCGTTCCGTGGTCCTGGTCCTCGGCCGGGCGCCGATGCGAGCGTTCGACTGA
- a CDS encoding patatin-like phospholipase family protein has protein sequence MHTFDRALVLGPGSHVGTAWTAGLAYGLRRDGVDLGEADLIVGTSAGAIIGALLATGQDPGRLATSARRSAHRVKADPARMGAVFAVLGDRSQEPGEVRRRVGRLALDSTDPQAEEALIAGRAALIGVAAWPQRRLLITAVDATTGEPVVWDRDSGVPLVHAVAASSAFPGAAPPVAIDGRRYMDGALRSGTNADLAAGARTLVVVEPMAHLFPREPLNQQLEAVGADAVVTIGPDPASVRAFGSDPGDLSAWEPAYEAGVRQAGDVGAQLRSAWRTEADAG, from the coding sequence GTGCACACCTTCGACCGAGCACTCGTCCTGGGTCCTGGAAGTCACGTCGGCACCGCCTGGACGGCAGGGCTGGCCTACGGATTGCGCCGCGACGGCGTAGATCTGGGCGAAGCCGACCTGATCGTCGGGACGTCAGCCGGCGCGATCATCGGGGCGCTGCTCGCCACCGGGCAGGATCCTGGGCGGCTGGCGACGTCGGCTCGCCGGTCGGCTCACCGGGTCAAGGCGGACCCCGCGCGGATGGGCGCGGTGTTCGCCGTGCTCGGCGACCGCAGCCAGGAACCGGGCGAGGTCAGGCGCCGCGTCGGCCGGCTCGCGCTCGACAGCACCGACCCCCAGGCCGAGGAGGCACTGATCGCGGGGCGCGCCGCTTTGATCGGCGTGGCGGCGTGGCCGCAGCGGCGCCTGCTGATCACAGCCGTGGACGCAACCACCGGTGAGCCCGTGGTGTGGGACCGCGACAGTGGCGTGCCGTTGGTGCACGCGGTGGCGGCGAGCAGCGCCTTCCCCGGGGCCGCGCCGCCCGTTGCCATCGACGGCCGGCGGTACATGGACGGCGCGCTGCGGTCGGGCACCAACGCCGACCTCGCGGCCGGAGCCCGCACGCTGGTCGTGGTCGAGCCGATGGCGCACCTGTTTCCCCGCGAGCCACTCAACCAGCAGCTGGAGGCCGTGGGGGCGGACGCCGTGGTGACCATCGGCCCCGATCCCGCCTCGGTGCGCGCTTTCGGCTCGGACCCGGGCGACCTGTCAGCTTGGGAACCTGCCTATGAAGCGGGTGTTCGCCAGGCCGGCGACGTCGGCGCACAGCTCCGCTCCGCATGGAGGACGGAAGCCGACGCGGGCTGA
- a CDS encoding DUF2231 domain-containing protein, with protein MDRFTASPLPGWLDAPVGWTGLDPTSDRLQRLVTGLPLGPVRDVLHGAWLGHPLHPALAQLPIGCWLSAAALDLTCTSPPAARRLTALGLAAVPPTLWAGWVDWSELSAERRRTGLVHAASAVTATVLQIGSYRARRHGRTRSGILLGLAGTAVVSLTAAFGGHLAHRQADTPASPEVRVADDGEQVS; from the coding sequence ATGGACAGATTCACCGCCTCCCCCCTGCCCGGCTGGCTGGACGCGCCCGTCGGCTGGACCGGTCTCGACCCGACGTCCGACCGCCTCCAGCGGCTGGTCACCGGCCTGCCACTGGGCCCCGTACGAGATGTCCTGCACGGGGCCTGGCTCGGCCACCCGCTGCACCCGGCACTGGCCCAACTCCCGATCGGGTGCTGGCTCTCGGCCGCCGCTCTGGACCTCACCTGCACCTCCCCGCCGGCCGCCCGCCGCCTCACCGCCCTCGGCCTGGCGGCCGTCCCCCCGACCCTCTGGGCCGGCTGGGTGGACTGGTCCGAACTGTCGGCGGAGCGCCGCCGCACCGGCCTGGTGCACGCGGCGTCGGCGGTCACCGCGACCGTCCTCCAGATCGGCTCCTACCGGGCCCGCCGGCACGGCCGCACCAGGAGCGGCATCCTGCTCGGCCTGGCCGGCACCGCCGTGGTGAGCCTGACCGCCGCCTTCGGTGGCCACCTGGCACACCGTCAGGCCGACACACCCGCCTCGCCCGAGGTCCGGGTGGCCGACGACGGCGAACAGGTCAGCTGA
- a CDS encoding helix-turn-helix transcriptional regulator, with the protein MDDLAGFLRTRRSRVDPAAAGIPTDSRRRVEGLRREEVAHLSGVSVDYYVRLEQGRATQPSEQVLDALARVLGLDETERGHLYRLARQRRHRAKAPGGRLRPELLRVLDLVAGAPALIMDHRLDVLAGNRLAGLLHGRPMPGLNTARHIFLEEAERGLYADWEGCTLDVVGHLRLAAGRYPDDPRLASLIGELAMGSERFRRLWARADVRARTHGRKAYRHPLVGLLELHQENFALPGESGMELLVLSAAPGSPAEDGLRLLAGLGADNGDVHPSVNAQARE; encoded by the coding sequence ATGGACGATCTTGCGGGCTTCCTGCGGACCCGGCGTTCCCGGGTCGACCCGGCGGCCGCCGGCATCCCCACCGACAGTCGCCGCCGGGTCGAAGGGCTGCGCCGGGAGGAGGTCGCGCACCTGTCCGGCGTCAGCGTCGACTACTACGTACGCCTGGAGCAGGGCCGCGCGACCCAGCCCTCCGAGCAGGTCCTCGACGCGCTCGCCCGCGTCCTCGGCCTCGACGAGACCGAACGCGGTCACCTCTACCGGCTCGCCCGGCAGCGCCGCCACCGCGCGAAGGCGCCCGGCGGTCGGCTTCGGCCGGAGCTGCTGCGCGTCCTCGACCTGGTCGCCGGCGCACCCGCGCTGATCATGGACCACCGCCTGGACGTACTCGCCGGGAACCGCCTCGCCGGGCTGCTCCACGGCCGCCCGATGCCGGGCCTGAACACCGCCCGGCACATCTTCCTCGAGGAGGCCGAGCGCGGCCTCTACGCGGACTGGGAGGGGTGCACCCTCGACGTGGTCGGCCACCTGCGCCTGGCCGCCGGCAGGTACCCCGACGACCCCCGCCTCGCCTCCCTCATCGGCGAGTTGGCGATGGGCAGCGAGCGCTTCCGCCGCCTCTGGGCCCGCGCGGACGTCCGCGCCCGCACCCACGGCCGCAAGGCGTACCGGCACCCGCTGGTCGGACTGCTCGAACTGCACCAGGAGAACTTCGCCCTGCCCGGCGAATCGGGCATGGAGCTGTTGGTGCTGTCCGCCGCCCCCGGCAGCCCCGCCGAGGACGGGCTGCGCCTGCTCGCGGGCCTGGGCGCGGACAACGGTGACGTGCATCCGTCGGTGAACGCCCAGGCCCGCGAGTAA